The following is a genomic window from Alkaliphilus sp. B6464.
GGCTCCAACAGCATTTGCACTTACATATTTACCTACAAAAAATGTGTCTACCATATTGTAGAGCTCCGAAACTAAAATGGTTATTACTCCAGGCACAGCAAATTGAATTAGTGCTTTTAATACATTTTTCTCTCTAAATATTTTAGTTTGATCTTTCATATTATCACCTCATAGTCAACGCGGCTTAGTAAAACCCACCAGCTGGCTTATTTGGTTGTACTTTACGTTAATTTTCATTTTATATTTTATTTCCTGCATTGTTTCGTTCGTCTAACTATTATATCATAGGATATCCCAATCTCATAACTTTAAAGAAGTTTTAAGAAAAATGGTGAAATTTGTGGAATATTAAAGCGACAATTTTTTTTACTAGAAGAAGCGTATATTTAAGCCTATATGGACAATATAAAACTAGTTTAGTAAAATTAAATTAAAGGGGGAGTTTAGATGGATATAGTAAATGATTATACTATAATTAAAATGAAAAAGCAAAAGAATATAGCACTTATTGCACATGATAACAGAAAAGAAGATTTAGTAAATTGGGTAAAGGTAAATAAAGATAGGTTAGAAAATCACTTTTTATGTGGAACTGGAACTACTGCTAAGCTTATTGCAGACACTGCTAAGCTACCAATTATAGCTTTTAAAAGTGGACCTTTAGGTGGAGATCAGCAGATAGGATCTCGTATAGCAGAAGGGAATATAGACTTTATGATATTTTTCTGGGATCCATTAGAAGCCCAACCTCATGACCCCGATGTTAAAGCATTACTTCGTATTGCAGTTTTATATGATGTACCTGTTGCAAACAATCGTTCTACAGCGGACTTTCTACTTTCTTCTCCACTGATGAATGAGGAATACAATAGGAAAATAATTGATTACTCTAAAAGGATAAGTAGTAGGGCTAAAGAGTACAGTAATAATATAGGTAATAAGTAAAGAAGCCAATGAAAATTTAGATAAGTGAAGCTCATATGATTAAAAGAATAACAGTAAGATTAAATGTTATTGAAGGAATGCTTTATTATTGGCAAGCAACTGCTGAAATTGACGAAAAATTGATAGAATTGATTAGTGAGTAAATATTTTATCTAAAACTAATAAAAGACCTAAACACTTCTAACCAATTAGTATTTAGGTCTTATTAAGTTTAAAAAACTTTTTATTAATTTTTTAAATAAAGGCTCTCGGCTTAGTCCAACTTTGATCTTAAATTTTGCTATTGTGGTAGATGGAAAAACACCCTGTCTATTAAGTTCAAATATAGGGTCTCCAGTTTTTACGAAGCCTTCTTTAACTGTAAAGGCCATCTCGTATTCCAAATCTTGTAAAATCTGAATGGTTTCATCCGTATAGTGACCATATGGATAAGCGAAGTAGGGATTATGTACAAGCTCTAGGTTTTTCCTTAAATCTTCTTCTACTTCTGTCCTAGGCTTGGTTACTACATAACTTTTATTATCATCAGTTAAGTAATGAAGTTTATGTGTATGACATGCAAACTTAAAAACATCTTGGCTTAACTCCATCTCTTCCCAGCTAAGATATTGTATCTGGGTAGGATCAAATGAAACTGTTGTATCGGAAATTCTATCTGTAATCATAAATATTGTGGAAATAAATCCGTATTCTTTTAAAATTGGATAAGCATATTCATAATTACTCTTGTAGCCATCATCAAAGGTAATTAGAACACTTCTTGAAGGTAGGTCCCTTTCTCCTAGTATAAATCCTTCAAGCTCTTCTAAGGTTATACTCCTATATCCTTCGTTGTATAATAACTCCATTTGTTCTTGGAAATTTTCTACGGATATAATAGAAGGATTATTTTTCATAGTATTCTCTTCATCTCTAAGTAGATGATGATAGACCAAAACAGGAATTTTTTTAGCAAACCTAGTCGAATCAGAGATAGAACTATTATTGATACCCACAGGCTTTACTATATTAGGAGAATAGATAGATCTAACAATAAGAACTGTAAATATTAAAGTTAGCATTAGTAATAATCGTGATTTTTTACTCATGATGTATCTCCTCCTCAAATAGTATAGGAACAATTAGTCAGTAACCTGACGTATCCATTCGTTTGTTTTTAATCTTTTTAATGTGAACGCTACCTTTGCTACCTCCTCTAATCCTACCAATAGTACTACTATTTCCACTGGAAGTTTAAACACAAATGATCCTAGA
Proteins encoded in this region:
- a CDS encoding methylglyoxal synthase, with the translated sequence MDIVNDYTIIKMKKQKNIALIAHDNRKEDLVNWVKVNKDRLENHFLCGTGTTAKLIADTAKLPIIAFKSGPLGGDQQIGSRIAEGNIDFMIFFWDPLEAQPHDPDVKALLRIAVLYDVPVANNRSTADFLLSSPLMNEEYNRKIIDYSKRISSRAKEYSNNIGNK
- a CDS encoding polysaccharide deacetylase family protein; the encoded protein is MSKKSRLLLMLTLIFTVLIVRSIYSPNIVKPVGINNSSISDSTRFAKKIPVLVYHHLLRDEENTMKNNPSIISVENFQEQMELLYNEGYRSITLEELEGFILGERDLPSRSVLITFDDGYKSNYEYAYPILKEYGFISTIFMITDRISDTTVSFDPTQIQYLSWEEMELSQDVFKFACHTHKLHYLTDDNKSYVVTKPRTEVEEDLRKNLELVHNPYFAYPYGHYTDETIQILQDLEYEMAFTVKEGFVKTGDPIFELNRQGVFPSTTIAKFKIKVGLSREPLFKKLIKSFLNLIRPKY